From Candidatus Babeliales bacterium:
GAAAATTTTGAGACGTTATTTTACTATCTTGATGAAAAACTTCAAGAACATGGATGCCAAGATACTAGAAAGTTTACACTTCAATTTTTAACCGATCATGCAATTAATCCTAGCTCATTATTAACATGGTTGGTGGCAATCTCCAAGGTTATCAATATAATTCGTGCTAACCAGGAAATAGCACGAATTGGTTTATCAAGGTCTTTTAGCCATGCTTCAAATGGTACTTTACATTAACAAATATACTTACTAAAAAAAGGAAGTGATTTTAAAAATCACTTCCTTTTGATCAATACAAAATAGTACTTAATAGTACTTAGAATGCTGTCCCTAGATATGGTAGTAATGCCATAACGCGAGATTTTCTTATTTCCTGAGAAATGGTGCGTTGATGGCGTGCGCATGCACCTGAAATACGAGAAGGTAATATTTTACCTCGTTCTGTTAAAAAACTTTTGAGAAATGTAGAGTTTTTATAGTCAATACCATACACTTGTTCTTTATCAGAGCAAAAGCGACACATTTTTGGACGATTACCGTTATTGCGACGTGAACGTTTTTTGACGAGTCGTGCGCTGATTTTTAATTTAATTTTTTTAGTCATGTGGTAAATCCTTGCATATTAATTTTTATGTATTTATTAATCTTCATCCATATTATCTCTATCATCCATAGAGAAAAAATGAGATGATTTATGATCTCGTGATAAGCTTTCACTTTCACGCGTTGGCGCTTCTTCAAGAGAGCGAGGTCTTTGATATGTAAGGGGATGTTTTGGATTAAGGACTGAAATCATGTCTCTCATGATCACATTGTTGAGCTTTACTTTAAGTAAAGTTTTCATGTCATTAATAAGGGTTGTTCCTTGTGGAACTTCAAAACGCATGAGAAAAAATATACCATATTCATTCTTATTGATCTCATATGCGAGTCGATATTTTCCCCAACGTTCAAATGAAATGGTAGAACCTGTGCCAGCTTTGATTGTTTTATCAAGCTGAGTTTCAAGGTATTTTACTTCGTCGCCGGTAATTTCCGGTACGGTAAGTAATAAAGCCTCATACTGTCGCAACATAAATAGACCTTTATATTAAATGGAAGTTAATTATATAACTATAAAGCTGATTAAATCGCTTTATTGAGTAAAAATAAGATGATACTTATAAAACCCTCTATAATAGAGAATAGCAGAAACAGTGAAAAATACCACTGTTTCTGCTATCAGTAAATAAAAAGTCAATAAAAAATAGAATTATAAAGCAGGTGGTACTGGTACCCCCAATATTTTTGCTGCATTAAGACCTATTACATATGCTCCATAAGCTGTATTTCCATCTTCGATAACTGGTTCTATGCTACAATCTGCGACCATTAGATGTTTGACACCAAATACGCGTAAATTTGAATCAACTACCCCATTTTCTATGGAATCTGCCATACGTGCTGTGCCAACATTGTGATATGCTATTGCTCCATTAACAGTAAGCGCTTTAGAATAATCTAAGAGTAGTGAATCATCTACCGCTGGGCCGTATGGTGCGGGAAATAATTCTGGAGCAGGAAAGATAAGATCTGCTCCGAGGCTGAGAGCCACATTTTTTATTATTTTTAGTGCAGCAACCGCTAAATACGAGTCTGTTCCTGGTTGGGTTACTGGTCCATCAGAAAAAAAATTTAAATTTATTCTTGGATAAACTGTTGGATCTGTTGATACTATTTCCACAGTTCCTTGGCTGTGCGGTTGTATCATTAAAGCTTCCAGACTTGCAGTAGTTGCGCTGGCATTAAAACCTGTGAGTTGAATACGGCGAACGCCATCAGCAGGCATTCCAGCTGCAGGAACTACTGGATTATGGCCATCAATAAATCCTTGTAAAAAAGGAAAAGCGCTTGTTGTTGCTGTCATAGTAGTATTTGGGCCATAGTGATTAAATAAATGAGCACCAACATGTGGATTATCTACAATCACTTCAATGCCTAAATTATCGAGTAATGCTTGTGGGCCTATTCCTGATCTTTGTAAAATTGCAGAAGTTTGGTTAGATCCAGCTGAGAGAATGATCATTTTTTTTGCATACGCTGTAGATCTTGTTGATTGTGTATTATTAGCGGAAATATAATCTACGCCAATAGCTTTTTTATTTTTAAAAATAACGCGATCTACCAATGATTTTGACTTTATATTTAATTTTCTACCATTGAGTCCTTTTCCGTTAGCATCAACTATTTCACCAACGGGATGAAAGTCAAGCGCAGAAAAACTTCTTTCGCTATTTGGCCCGGTTGTAATCCATTGTTGATGAGCAGAGATCCCAACATTGCCTAAGCTTGGGTCATTGTAGTCTGAAATTATACTTGTACCTGAACCAATAGAAACGCCTTGAGCAAATCGA
This genomic window contains:
- a CDS encoding DUF2695 domain-containing protein, producing MSISKENFETLFYYLDEKLQEHGCQDTRKFTLQFLTDHAINPSSLLTWLVAISKVINIIRANQEIARIGLSRSFSHASNGTLH
- the rpsR gene encoding 30S ribosomal protein S18; translated protein: MTKKIKLKISARLVKKRSRRNNGNRPKMCRFCSDKEQVYGIDYKNSTFLKSFLTERGKILPSRISGACARHQRTISQEIRKSRVMALLPYLGTAF
- the rpsF gene encoding 30S ribosomal protein S6 — its product is MLRQYEALLLTVPEITGDEVKYLETQLDKTIKAGTGSTISFERWGKYRLAYEINKNEYGIFFLMRFEVPQGTTLINDMKTLLKVKLNNVIMRDMISVLNPKHPLTYQRPRSLEEAPTRESESLSRDHKSSHFFSMDDRDNMDED
- a CDS encoding GMC family oxidoreductase; its protein translation is MKLKIIHHILICSIVSLSQIIAEQDPIRPHYQTDETKTHSHYRKHKKEYDYIIVGDGTAGAILARKLSDGNKSSVLVLEWGENRTADPVVLSPNVFEFLEPLAYDPLYAINYSVPLHLAPFGKNLDIFIYTDGRMWGGSSAHNGLFAVRGTPLVYNQWSLLTNDPQWSYASLLPLMKAMENYSPTGTIANPAQRGFGGPLSITQALPVNNDRFAQGVSIGSGTSIISDYNDPSLGNVGISAHQQWITTGPNSERSFSALDFHPVGEIVDANGKGLNGRKLNIKSKSLVDRVIFKNKKAIGVDYISANNTQSTRSTAYAKKMIILSAGSNQTSAILQRSGIGPQALLDNLGIEVIVDNPHVGAHLFNHYGPNTTMTATTSAFPFLQGFIDGHNPVVPAAGMPADGVRRIQLTGFNASATTASLEALMIQPHSQGTVEIVSTDPTVYPRINLNFFSDGPVTQPGTDSYLAVAALKIIKNVALSLGADLIFPAPELFPAPYGPAVDDSLLLDYSKALTVNGAIAYHNVGTARMADSIENGVVDSNLRVFGVKHLMVADCSIEPVIEDGNTAYGAYVIGLNAAKILGVPVPPAL